GGTCGACGACGGCGCCGACGGTGACAACTGCGCCGACGGTGCCGACAGTGGCGACAGTGCTGACAGCGTGGACAGTGCCGACAGTGCAGATGAGGAGGTGCGGGGTGAGGACCGTGACGGGAACTGAGCGTCGACGGATCATGGCGGTGGCCGCGACGGTCGCGGTGACAGGACTGGTCTCGGCCTGCGCGACGATCCCCGGTGACTCGTCGCCGGAGGCCGTGTCCAGTTACGCGTCGGCGCCGTACCAGGAGAATGTCCCCTCCCCGCAGCAGGGGCGGGCCCCCGACCTGCTGCTGCGCGACTTCTTCACGGCGTCCGCCCACCCGGGCAACAACCACCAGGCGGCGCGGGCGTTCCTCACCCGGAGCGCGGACGACGCCTGGCAGGACGCGACCGGCACCGTCATCCTCGACCGGATGGACCTCAACGCCGACGGCGCGGTCCATGACGGCCGGATCTCCTACACGGTGCGGGGCACCATCGTCGGCCGGCTCGGCAGCGGCGGGGTCTACGTCCCCGATTCCCGGACCTTCGAGGACACGCTGGAACTGACCCGGGTGGACGGGGAGTGGCGGATCTCCCGGCTGCCGGAGGGGGTCGTCCTCGACCGCACCGACTTCACCGCGACCCACACCGCCCGGGACATCTACTTCCTGGATCCCACCCGCCGGTTCCTCGTCCCGGACCGCCGGTGGATCTACAACCGCCAGGGCAACATCGGTGCCGCGCTGGTCTCGCTGCTCGCCGGCGGACCGCGCGAGGGACTGTCCCGCGGTGTGGTCAACTCCGTGCCGACCAGCGACCTGGTGCGGACCTCCGACAGTCCGGACGGCCAGTTCACCGCGGACCTCACCGGTCTCGCGGACATCAGCAGCGAGGACCGGAAGGTGCTGGCGGCACAGATCGTGTGGACGCTGGCGGCGTCCGATATCCGCGGCCCGTACCGCATCCTCGCGGACGGGACGCCGATCAAGGACGGTGACCGGTCCGAGTGGTCACTGGGTGACGTCAAGGAATTCGATCCGTCGCCGGTGGCGTCCGCCCCGTTGCGGGCGGTGCGCGACGGCTCCCTGGTGACGGTCACCGACGGGACCGCACAGCCGACGCCGGGCTGGACGGCCGCCGGAACATTCGAGTCCGCGGACGTCGCGGGCGACAACGGGGCCGTCGCTGCGGTGACCGGCAGCGGTGACAGGCGGAAGCTCCAGGTCGGCAAGCCGGACGAGAATCCGGTGACGGTGGACGAGGCGGACTCCTTCACCCGCCCGAGCTGGACCGGTGATTCCCAGACGGTCTACGCGGTCGCCGACGGTGACAAGCTCCGTCGGTACACCCGGGAGGCCACGGGCC
This is a stretch of genomic DNA from Corynebacterium nuruki S6-4. It encodes these proteins:
- the lpqB gene encoding MtrAB system accessory lipoprotein LpqB translates to MTGTERRRIMAVAATVAVTGLVSACATIPGDSSPEAVSSYASAPYQENVPSPQQGRAPDLLLRDFFTASAHPGNNHQAARAFLTRSADDAWQDATGTVILDRMDLNADGAVHDGRISYTVRGTIVGRLGSGGVYVPDSRTFEDTLELTRVDGEWRISRLPEGVVLDRTDFTATHTARDIYFLDPTRRFLVPDRRWIYNRQGNIGAALVSLLAGGPREGLSRGVVNSVPTSDLVRTSDSPDGQFTADLTGLADISSEDRKVLAAQIVWTLAASDIRGPYRILADGTPIKDGDRSEWSLGDVKEFDPSPVASAPLRAVRDGSLVTVTDGTAQPTPGWTAAGTFESADVAGDNGAVAAVTGSGDRRKLQVGKPDENPVTVDEADSFTRPSWTGDSQTVYAVADGDKLRRYTREATGHGLSRTEVDSSSLKATGIQDPRISVLSVSRDGTRVAMIINAQVYVSTLERGGGDGRDGGPDTVRLGTPVQVGRELGPTVSVGWRPDGSLLVGTRAFDGPVWTVAVDGAEATRLSARNVTPPVVAVTDTGKVTYILDERAVLQLEDDDESESDSENAIWREVPALQGDRAFPVIGDN